GCAGCCAATTTTTTAGGCGGAAAATATTTGAAAGACTGCACTTTGTATGTCACACTGGAGCCTTGTCAAATGTGTGCGGGTGCTTTGTACTGGAGTCAAATTTCCAAAATTGTCTACGGAGCTAGCGACGAGCAACGGGGTTGTACCGCAATGGGAACTCAATTACATCCTAAAACTGAAGTAGTTTCTGGGGTATTAGCAGAAGAAGCCGCAACTCTGATGAAACGTTTTTTTGCAGAGCGAAGAAAATAACTTCCAATTTATCTCACAATAAAGTATAAAAAAACCGCCAATCTTTCGAAAGGCGGTTTTTGTTTTATTCTGAAATAACATTCCCTTTTTTATCAAAGAAATGGTATTCTAAATACGTGTAAGCGTCACGTGGTATGATTTTCACCCATTTTTTATGTTCAAAGAACCACTTTGAACGTATTGATGGAAAACCTTTGGTAAGGTATGCAGCCACAAAAGGATGTACATTAAGTACAACAGATGGATGGCTTTTTACTAATCTTTCTAGATCTAAAGTAATCTTGTCAATAATAAGAATTGGCGCTTCAATTTCGCCACTTTCATTATTCGGATCTTCTTCTCTAGTTTTAATATTCATTTCTGGTCTTACGCGTTGTCGTGTAATTTGAACTAATCCAAATTTACTTGGCGGTAAGATCTTGTGTTTGGCTTTATCATCACTCATTTCTTCTCGTAAGAAGTCGAATAATACTTTGCGATTTTCAGGATTCGCCATATCAATAAAATCAACTACGATGATTCCGCCCATATCGCGAAGACGCAATTGTCTTGCTATTTCGGCGGCAGCAATCATATTGACTTCCATGGCGGTATCTTCTTGATTAGAAGCTTTATTCGAACGGTTTCCACTATTCACGTCAATAACGTGTAATGCTTCGGTATGTTCGATAATAAGGTAAGCCCCTTTACTCATAGAAACCGTTTTTCCAAACGAAGTCTTGATTTGTCTC
This sequence is a window from Flavobacterium ammoniigenes. Protein-coding genes within it:
- a CDS encoding nucleoside deaminase, yielding MENPFNDTYFMKKALQEAEMAFDKGEIPVGAVIVINNTIIARSHNLTELLHDVTAHAEMQAITAAANFLGGKYLKDCTLYVTLEPCQMCAGALYWSQISKIVYGASDEQRGCTAMGTQLHPKTEVVSGVLAEEAATLMKRFFAERRK